The Burkholderia cepacia genome includes a region encoding these proteins:
- the tagF gene encoding type VI secretion system-associated protein TagF, which yields MTPGLPALWGRLPACGEQIRHRTTVTQVLQWQHWLERHPDLLARLSGERESHALPWSFVLAPACSPFGDGRHVVGVMAGSCDRAGRRHPCIVCCTVPRRWLGRRLSEPRGVLFRMARLLAMHVPPRARQTGADTSVVSLHAQLDEIWSADHAFAWRLLSGRGRKAAALPATEDALPAERGADPALVLTGVPVAPWAEWPQCAARGDGGWFWQQDDRGGYVDCLRIAGAPGCEAGAGFDVDELKSDADGRRRTVDFEQGQMHEHTGR from the coding sequence GTGACGCCTGGCCTGCCTGCGCTATGGGGACGGCTCCCCGCGTGTGGCGAGCAGATTCGCCACCGGACGACCGTCACGCAGGTCCTTCAATGGCAGCACTGGCTCGAGCGCCATCCCGATCTGCTCGCGCGGCTGTCCGGCGAACGCGAGTCGCATGCGTTGCCGTGGAGCTTCGTGCTTGCGCCCGCATGCTCGCCGTTCGGCGACGGGCGCCACGTCGTCGGCGTCATGGCCGGTTCGTGCGATCGGGCTGGACGGCGGCATCCGTGCATCGTCTGCTGCACCGTGCCGCGTCGCTGGCTGGGGCGCCGGCTGAGCGAGCCTCGCGGCGTGCTGTTCCGGATGGCTCGACTGCTGGCGATGCACGTGCCGCCGCGTGCGCGGCAAACGGGTGCGGATACGTCCGTCGTGTCGTTGCATGCGCAACTGGACGAGATATGGAGCGCAGATCACGCGTTCGCGTGGCGTCTCCTGAGCGGCCGCGGCCGGAAGGCGGCCGCGCTGCCGGCGACCGAAGACGCGTTGCCGGCGGAGCGCGGCGCCGATCCGGCGCTGGTGCTGACCGGCGTGCCCGTCGCGCCATGGGCGGAATGGCCCCAATGCGCGGCGCGTGGCGACGGCGGATGGTTCTGGCAGCAGGACGACCGCGGCGGCTACGTCGATTGCTTGCGGATCGCCGGCGCGCCGGGATGCGAAGCGGGCGCGGGTTTCGATGTCGACGAACTGAAATCGGATGCGGACGGGCGCCGCCGTACCGTCGATTTCGAGCAGGGGCAGATGCATGAACATACGGGACGCTGA
- a CDS encoding RHS repeat-associated core domain-containing protein: MSGIGGLGGVLAGLQGTVLESLDAPPRIDRHWEQPGDLAGRYGVVRALSGLLCESVDMVSGSKVCLPRNEVDFMLPGRLPIGWARFYSSALSVEGILGIGWRTSWEATLLRRDDGRLDYVDGQGRIVSLPMPERGSQCIVSSEQLHVARLADDRIVVADLVPHYSVFGEFDEDGVARVKYVEDLGRRRVGCIWDDAGRLLRMRGTCGHELRMHYDRDGARLTGIECVDGGPTGFLVRYAYDERGRLAEVRNRLGDLVRGFAYDENGRMVEETGPLRQTVRYTWQTIGGTSRVIERTTCRGARERCTYELSERSAQATDVFGHTAHWQYDARGNVLACVDFDGRRYAFQYDGAGWPTELTLPGECRVRAVNDELGRPTREEAPLGGERSTTYAFATREPMSIRLKDGRSWLWRRDDELRPTQFQSPSDGITQITYAEQDGVQVRTDTHEQRGAVTLECDGRGLVSKRTDAAGRTVTCRRDSNGHVVEITDPLGAVTRIEPDLLGQPLIITLPDGRQERRIWNAAGQLTTSIGCDGQARHWHRDQYGCVVRAVDEEGNATVHEFDAHGRRIRTVAGNGGIQRLTWDPLARLTSIVDADGVTRSFSYAASGDLAQITSTSGEQTRIETFASDALGRIVGRDTEHVRYRYTYVRDGLLGMINCLPTEAGAAIGVEPDTLRFEYDSAGHLTAEHGMHGALHYAYDAAGRLVAVTLPDGHVVKTERDDAGAVVLTGLSSGDEIRGVAAFSYDATTRQLLRSQGELYLRSVYAGAWLERWFSMTVIRTPDNEMLPGEVEFWREFRYSPADNLVQVDDRYGGRTHYDYDRRGCLLRAVSDELGIEYFTWDAAGNLLDTPQVGWQLATYPDHRLREYRGYRYEYDAWGQVVAKRSAADEQTFTWDADGRLMSVQGRRCVVRYRYDALGRRVGKSVGQPQTGGARWPDGNAEVTRFVWQGERLAQEATNASVRTYLYQPARDGVVGYAPLACIDQQRKEDGTFHAMHVYHFQTDLAGTAVALTDESGKLVWSGRYKVWGHVMPWTQLATQVRQPLRFAGQYLDDETGLHLNGRRYYDPDTGRYLSPDRSAPAGVSPYRYVSNPLSVANPTGRAVSLTRPKADVDGASCKSGTIDPLRRLTGEVDELDVMSCGGWLAWLDR, from the coding sequence ATGAGTGGAATTGGAGGATTGGGCGGCGTGCTTGCCGGGTTGCAGGGCACGGTACTGGAATCGCTCGATGCCCCGCCTCGCATCGATCGTCATTGGGAGCAGCCGGGCGATCTGGCCGGCCGCTACGGAGTCGTGCGGGCGTTGTCGGGCCTACTGTGCGAGTCGGTCGACATGGTCTCGGGCAGCAAGGTCTGCCTGCCACGAAACGAGGTGGATTTCATGTTGCCCGGCCGCTTGCCGATCGGCTGGGCGAGGTTTTATTCGAGTGCGCTGTCTGTCGAGGGCATACTCGGGATCGGTTGGCGGACCAGCTGGGAGGCGACGTTGCTGCGCCGGGACGACGGCCGGCTCGATTACGTCGACGGGCAGGGCCGGATCGTGTCGCTGCCGATGCCTGAACGCGGCAGCCAGTGCATCGTGTCGTCGGAGCAGCTTCACGTGGCCCGGTTGGCGGACGACCGGATCGTGGTCGCCGATCTCGTTCCGCATTACAGCGTGTTCGGGGAATTCGACGAAGATGGCGTCGCACGCGTCAAGTATGTCGAGGATCTGGGCCGCCGCCGGGTCGGCTGCATCTGGGACGACGCGGGTCGTCTGCTGCGCATGAGGGGAACGTGCGGCCATGAATTGCGGATGCACTACGATCGCGACGGGGCGCGCTTGACCGGCATCGAATGCGTTGATGGTGGACCGACGGGCTTTCTCGTTCGCTACGCCTATGACGAGCGCGGCCGGCTCGCTGAGGTGCGCAACCGGCTCGGCGACCTGGTGCGAGGCTTTGCGTACGACGAGAACGGTCGCATGGTCGAGGAGACCGGGCCGCTTCGGCAGACCGTGCGCTACACGTGGCAGACGATCGGCGGGACGTCGCGCGTGATCGAACGCACGACATGCCGCGGAGCGCGCGAGCGCTGCACGTACGAACTGTCCGAACGAAGCGCGCAGGCGACCGACGTGTTCGGTCATACGGCACACTGGCAGTACGATGCGCGCGGCAATGTGCTCGCATGCGTCGATTTCGACGGACGGCGGTATGCGTTCCAGTACGACGGTGCGGGATGGCCGACCGAGCTGACGTTGCCGGGTGAGTGTCGGGTGCGTGCCGTCAACGACGAACTGGGGCGGCCGACCCGCGAGGAGGCGCCGTTGGGCGGCGAGCGATCGACGACCTACGCGTTCGCGACACGTGAGCCGATGAGCATTCGCCTGAAAGACGGCCGGTCGTGGCTGTGGCGTCGGGACGATGAGTTGCGGCCGACCCAGTTCCAGTCGCCGTCCGACGGCATCACGCAGATTACGTATGCGGAACAGGATGGCGTACAGGTCCGGACCGACACGCACGAGCAGCGTGGCGCCGTCACGCTTGAATGCGACGGGCGCGGGCTTGTGTCGAAACGGACCGATGCCGCCGGTCGCACGGTGACATGTCGTCGTGATTCCAACGGGCACGTCGTGGAAATCACCGATCCACTCGGGGCCGTGACGCGTATCGAGCCGGACTTGCTCGGGCAGCCGTTGATCATCACCCTGCCGGACGGCAGGCAGGAGCGGCGAATCTGGAACGCCGCGGGCCAGTTGACCACGTCGATCGGCTGCGACGGGCAGGCGCGGCACTGGCATCGCGACCAGTACGGATGCGTGGTGCGCGCGGTGGACGAGGAAGGGAACGCCACCGTGCACGAATTCGATGCACACGGCCGGAGGATTCGCACCGTCGCCGGCAACGGCGGGATTCAACGCCTGACCTGGGACCCGCTCGCGCGGTTGACGTCGATCGTCGATGCGGACGGTGTGACGCGGTCGTTCAGCTATGCAGCATCGGGTGATTTGGCGCAGATCACGTCGACGTCGGGCGAGCAGACGCGCATTGAAACCTTCGCCAGCGATGCGCTTGGACGCATCGTCGGCCGCGACACCGAGCATGTGCGCTATCGCTACACGTATGTGCGAGACGGTCTGCTGGGGATGATCAACTGCCTGCCGACGGAAGCAGGGGCGGCGATCGGCGTGGAGCCCGACACACTCCGCTTCGAATACGATTCAGCCGGGCATTTGACGGCGGAGCACGGCATGCACGGTGCCCTGCACTACGCGTACGATGCGGCAGGGCGGCTCGTCGCCGTGACGCTGCCGGACGGGCACGTCGTGAAGACGGAGCGTGACGATGCCGGCGCAGTCGTGCTCACGGGGCTGAGCAGCGGCGACGAGATTCGCGGCGTCGCCGCGTTCAGTTACGATGCGACGACGCGTCAACTGTTGCGCTCCCAGGGGGAACTTTACCTGCGTTCCGTTTATGCGGGCGCCTGGCTCGAGCGCTGGTTTTCAATGACGGTGATCCGGACGCCCGACAATGAGATGCTGCCAGGCGAAGTTGAATTCTGGCGGGAGTTTCGCTACAGCCCGGCCGACAATCTCGTGCAGGTCGACGATCGCTATGGCGGCCGCACCCATTACGATTACGATCGTCGCGGCTGCCTGCTGAGGGCCGTATCGGACGAACTCGGCATCGAGTACTTCACGTGGGATGCCGCAGGCAACCTGCTCGATACGCCGCAGGTCGGATGGCAGCTCGCCACCTATCCCGACCATCGGCTGCGCGAATATCGAGGATATCGCTACGAATACGACGCATGGGGGCAGGTCGTTGCCAAGCGCAGCGCGGCCGACGAACAGACGTTCACGTGGGACGCAGACGGCCGGCTGATGAGCGTGCAGGGGCGGCGTTGCGTGGTGCGTTACCGCTACGATGCGCTGGGACGCCGTGTCGGTAAATCGGTCGGGCAGCCGCAAACGGGAGGGGCACGGTGGCCGGATGGTAACGCCGAGGTTACGCGATTCGTCTGGCAAGGCGAGCGTCTCGCGCAGGAAGCGACGAACGCGAGCGTCCGGACTTATCTGTACCAGCCGGCACGGGACGGTGTCGTCGGTTACGCGCCGCTCGCGTGCATCGATCAGCAACGCAAGGAAGACGGCACGTTTCACGCGATGCATGTGTATCACTTCCAGACCGATCTTGCCGGCACGGCGGTCGCGTTGACCGACGAGTCGGGCAAGCTCGTCTGGAGCGGGCGCTACAAGGTGTGGGGGCACGTGATGCCGTGGACCCAGTTGGCGACGCAGGTACGGCAGCCGTTGCGGTTCGCGGGGCAGTACCTGGACGACGAGACCGGGCTTCACCTGAATGGCCGCCGCTACTATGACCCCGACACGGGCCGTTATCTCAGTCCGGACCGTTCCGCACCCGCGGGCGTGAGTCCGTATCGCTATGTGTCGAATCCGTTGAGCGTCGCGAATCCGACCGGCCGTGCCGTTTCGCTGACGCGGCCGAAGGCGGACGTCGACGGCGCGTCATGCAAAAGCGGCACGATCGATCCGTTGAGGCGGTTGACGGGCGAGGTCGATGAACTCGATGTCATGTCTTGCGGCGGATGGCTCGCATGGCTGGACCGATAG
- a CDS encoding type VI secretion system Vgr family protein, whose amino-acid sequence MSMNSSEGRINQERTVAIRSDAMPQLLGQPALRFLSLRGDEHLGKLYTYELLLRTPDDFHVPLSTSANLDLKAMIGTEMTVSVQLDGIGTGAEGGVGAGGREISGLVVKAGFLRTEGRYNVYRIVLRPWLWLATLTSDYKIFQDKTVVEIIDTVLSDYPYPVDKRLDVDKYTVQGESTRNEPRAFQVQYGETDFDFIQRLMEEWGIYWFFEHSDGKHRLVLCDHIGAHRRSPSAAYHEIRHHPEGGKIDIEYLNYFSTDESLRPGRVVVDDFDFTRPRALLVTSNHQPRETNWGEGELFEWPGDYTDSKHGDLISRVRMEERRAPGTRAFGKGNVRGVACGQTFTLTKHKHEEANREYLIIEAALMLTEIADESGSGYRYECNNELIVQPTSEVFRMPRETPKPTTSGPQSAIVVGPPGHEVWTDEFGRVKVRFLWDRYARNDATDSCWVRVSQAWAGVNFGGIYIPRIGQEVIVGFMNGDPDRPLILGSLYNTMTPPPWDLPKEATKSGFKSKTITGGRENYSGIRFEDKLGAEEFHMQAERDMNRLTKNNESHTVGVNFSIGVGLTHTRAVGGMFSSIVGGAASYAVGGAESTMIGGACALNVGGAYAIAVGGAMSTSVGGAYALNVGGALSIVCGASAINMTADGTIKLVGTKIRIVGSDEVVVQGSPLQLNPGCGDGAGAGGGGGGGAIPPIPLPSFFLRVTKPILPPPPPPPTVQPPPPSVEPPPLSEPPPLSEAPPPSEAPPPSETPPPSEAPPPSEAPPPSEAPPPSEAPPPSEAPPPSEAPPPSETPPPSEAPPPSETPPPSEAPPPSETPPPSEPPPPSEAPPPSEAPPPSEAPPPSEAPPPSEAPPPSEAPPPSETPPPSEAPPPSEAPPPSEAPPPSEAPPPSEAPPPSEAPPPSETPPPSEAPPPSEAPPPSEAPPPSEAPPPSEAPPPSEAPPPSEAPPPSEAPPPSEAPPPSEAPPPSEAPPPSEAPPPSEAPPPSEAPPPSEAPPPSEAPPPSEAPPPSEAPPPSEAPPPSEAPPPSEAPPPSEAPPPSEPPPPSEPPPPSESPEPSEF is encoded by the coding sequence ATGTCAATGAACTCTTCGGAAGGACGGATCAATCAGGAGCGCACGGTGGCGATCCGCAGCGATGCGATGCCGCAGCTGCTCGGCCAGCCAGCGCTCCGGTTCCTGTCGCTTCGCGGTGACGAACACCTTGGGAAGCTCTATACGTACGAGCTGCTGTTGCGCACGCCGGATGATTTTCACGTTCCGCTGTCGACCAGCGCGAATCTCGATCTGAAGGCGATGATCGGAACGGAGATGACCGTCAGCGTGCAGCTGGATGGCATCGGTACGGGAGCAGAGGGCGGCGTCGGCGCCGGTGGGCGGGAAATCAGCGGTCTCGTCGTGAAAGCCGGGTTCCTGCGTACCGAGGGGCGCTACAACGTTTACCGGATCGTGTTGCGGCCGTGGCTCTGGCTTGCAACGCTGACGAGCGACTACAAGATCTTTCAGGACAAGACGGTGGTCGAGATCATCGATACCGTGCTGAGCGATTATCCGTACCCTGTCGACAAGCGGCTGGACGTCGACAAGTACACGGTGCAAGGCGAGAGCACGCGCAACGAGCCGCGGGCGTTTCAGGTGCAGTACGGCGAGACGGATTTCGATTTCATCCAGCGTCTGATGGAGGAGTGGGGGATCTACTGGTTCTTCGAGCACTCCGACGGCAAGCACCGGCTCGTGCTGTGCGATCACATCGGCGCGCATCGCCGCTCGCCCAGCGCCGCGTATCACGAAATCCGGCATCACCCGGAAGGCGGCAAGATCGACATCGAGTATCTGAATTATTTCTCGACGGACGAATCGCTGCGGCCGGGGCGCGTGGTGGTCGACGACTTCGATTTCACGCGGCCCAGGGCGTTGCTCGTCACGTCGAATCACCAGCCGCGCGAGACGAACTGGGGTGAGGGCGAGCTTTTCGAGTGGCCGGGCGACTACACGGACAGCAAGCATGGCGACCTCATCAGCCGGGTCCGGATGGAAGAGCGCCGCGCGCCCGGCACGCGTGCGTTCGGCAAGGGCAATGTGCGCGGTGTCGCGTGCGGCCAGACTTTCACACTGACGAAACACAAGCACGAGGAAGCCAATCGCGAGTACCTGATCATCGAAGCGGCGTTGATGCTGACCGAAATCGCCGACGAATCCGGCAGCGGTTATCGGTACGAGTGCAATAACGAGCTGATCGTGCAGCCGACGAGCGAAGTGTTCCGGATGCCGCGCGAGACACCGAAGCCGACCACGAGCGGCCCGCAGTCGGCGATCGTCGTCGGCCCGCCCGGGCACGAAGTGTGGACCGACGAGTTCGGCCGCGTGAAGGTGCGCTTCCTGTGGGACCGGTACGCGCGCAACGATGCGACGGATTCGTGCTGGGTGCGCGTCAGCCAGGCGTGGGCCGGCGTGAATTTCGGCGGCATCTACATCCCGCGGATCGGGCAGGAAGTGATCGTCGGCTTCATGAACGGCGACCCCGATCGCCCGCTGATTCTCGGCAGCCTGTACAACACCATGACGCCGCCGCCGTGGGATCTGCCCAAGGAGGCGACGAAGAGCGGCTTCAAGAGCAAGACGATCACGGGTGGTCGGGAAAACTACAGCGGCATTCGCTTCGAGGACAAGCTGGGCGCCGAGGAATTCCACATGCAGGCGGAGCGGGACATGAACCGCCTGACGAAGAACAACGAGTCGCATACCGTCGGCGTGAATTTCTCGATCGGCGTGGGGCTGACGCACACCCGCGCGGTGGGCGGCATGTTCAGCAGCATCGTGGGCGGAGCCGCCAGCTACGCGGTAGGCGGCGCCGAGTCGACGATGATCGGTGGCGCGTGCGCGCTGAACGTCGGCGGCGCATATGCGATCGCGGTGGGTGGTGCGATGTCGACGTCGGTTGGCGGCGCGTATGCGTTGAACGTCGGTGGCGCGCTCTCCATCGTGTGCGGTGCATCGGCCATCAATATGACGGCCGACGGCACGATCAAGCTGGTCGGTACGAAGATCCGGATCGTCGGCAGTGACGAGGTCGTGGTTCAGGGTTCGCCGCTGCAGTTGAATCCCGGATGCGGTGATGGTGCAGGTGCGGGTGGCGGTGGCGGTGGTGGTGCAATTCCGCCGATTCCGTTGCCGTCTTTCTTCCTGAGGGTCACCAAGCCGATTTTGCCGCCGCCGCCGCCGCCGCCGACCGTTCAGCCGCCGCCGCCGTCGGTTGAACCGCCGCCGTTGAGCGAACCGCCGCCGTTGAGCGAAGCACCACCGCCGAGCGAAGCACCGCCGCCGAGCGAAACGCCGCCGCCGAGCGAAGCGCCGCCGCCGAGCGAAGCGCCGCCGCCAAGCGAAGCGCCGCCGCCAAGCGAAGCGCCGCCGCCGAGCGAAGCGCCGCCGCCAAGTGAAGCACCGCCGCCGAGCGAAACGCCGCCGCCAAGCGAAGCGCCGCCGCCGAGCGAAACGCCGCCGCCAAGCGAAGCGCCGCCGCCGAGCGAAACGCCGCCGCCGAGCGAACCGCCGCCGCCGAGCGAAGCGCCGCCGCCGAGCGAAGCACCGCCGCCGAGCGAAGCGCCGCCGCCGAGCGAAGCGCCGCCGCCGAGCGAAGCGCCGCCGCCGAGCGAAGCACCGCCGCCGAGCGAAACGCCGCCGCCGAGCGAAGCGCCGCCGCCGAGCGAAGCACCGCCGCCAAGCGAAGCACCGCCGCCAAGCGAAGCACCGCCGCCGAGCGAAGCGCCGCCGCCGAGCGAAGCACCGCCGCCGAGCGAAACGCCGCCGCCAAGCGAAGCACCGCCGCCAAGCGAAGCGCCGCCGCCAAGCGAAGCACCGCCGCCGAGCGAAGCGCCGCCGCCAAGCGAAGCGCCGCCGCCGAGCGAAGCGCCACCGCCGAGCGAAGCGCCACCGCCGAGCGAAGCGCCGCCGCCAAGCGAAGCGCCGCCGCCAAGCGAAGCGCCGCCGCCAAGCGAAGCGCCGCCGCCAAGCGAAGCGCCGCCGCCAAGCGAAGCGCCGCCGCCGAGCGAAGCGCCGCCGCCGAGCGAAGCACCGCCGCCGAGCGAAGCACCGCCGCCGAGCGAAGCGCCGCCGCCGAGCGAAGCGCCGCCGCCGAGCGAAGCGCCGCCGCCAAGCGAAGCGCCACCGCCGAGCGAAGCGCCGCCGCCGAGCGAAGCACCGCCGCCAAGCGAACCGCCGCCGCCAAGCGAACCGCCGCCGCCGAGCGAGTCGCCGGAGCCGTCGGAATTTTAG
- a CDS encoding PAAR domain-containing protein, which translates to MSNPAARVGDAIGHGGAIVTGSGDVFTNGISAVYVGCVAVCGVHCSAQAVVVGSGSVFINGSAAAFVACCTSCGAPIASGSGDVFIGG; encoded by the coding sequence ATGAGCAATCCGGCAGCCAGAGTCGGTGACGCGATAGGCCATGGCGGAGCGATCGTGACCGGTTCGGGTGACGTCTTCACCAACGGCATATCGGCCGTCTATGTCGGCTGCGTCGCGGTATGCGGCGTTCACTGTTCGGCCCAAGCGGTCGTCGTCGGTTCGGGATCCGTATTCATCAACGGATCGGCGGCGGCTTTCGTCGCATGCTGCACGTCCTGCGGCGCCCCGATCGCGTCGGGATCGGGCGACGTGTTCATCGGCGGGTAA